The sequence TGACCAGTGCCGCAACGTGAATCGGGCAGCGCCTAGAATTGTCCACATCATGACCGCACCGGGGTACCAGACTGTCCAAAACCCGATTGCGGGCCTCGTAGACCTGGCGCTGGGCGCGCCCGCCTTCGCCGAACTCATCGAGCGCGCCGGCGACCCGCCCGCCGAACTCGCGCTGGTGGGCCCGGTCGGAGCGCGTCCGTTCACCGCGGCAGCCCTGGCCCGCAGCAGCGCGCTGCTGGTGGTCACCGCCACCGGCCACGAAGCCGACGACCTGACCGCGGAGCTGCGCGGGGTGTACGGCGACACGGTGGCACTGTTTCCGTCCTGGGAGACGCTGCCGCACGAGCGGCTCTCGCCCGGGGTGGACACCGTGGGCGCCCGCCTGCTGCTGCTGCGCCGGCTGGCCCGCCCCGACGACGCCCGGCTGGGGCCGCCCCTGCGCGTGGTGGTGACCACGGCCCGGTCGCTGCTGCAGCCGATGACCGGCCAACTGGACGCGATCGAGCCGGTCATGCTGGCCGTCGGTGACGAGATTCCGTTCGAGGCGGTGATCGCCCGGTTGGTCGAGCTGGCCTACACCCGGGTGGACCTGGTTGGCAAGCGCGGCGAGTTCGCGGTCCGCGGCGGGATCCTCGACCTGTTCCCCCCGACCGCCGAGCATCCGGTGCGCGTCGAGTTCTGGGGTGACGAGGCCACCGAGATCCGGCCGTTCTCGGTGGCCGATCAGCGCTCCATCCCCGAGGTCGAGGTCGGCACAGTGGTCGCGGTGCCCTGTCGGGAGCTGCTGCTCACCGACGAGGTCCGGGCGCGCGCGGCCGAGCTGGCACGCGATCAGCCGCACGCCGACAACGCCGTGTTGGGCACCGTCGGCGACATGCTGGCCAAGCTGGCCGAGGGCATCCCGGTCGACGGCATGGAGGCGCTGGGCCCGGTGCTGCGGCCCGGCCCGCAGGCGCTGCTGACCGATCAGCTGCCCGCCGGTACCCCGGTGCTGGTCTGCGATCCGGAGAAGATCCGCGCCCGCGCCGCCGACCTGATCAAGACCGGACGCGAATTCCTGGAGGCGTCCTGGTCGACAGCGGCGATCGGCGGTGAGGCGCCGATCGACATCGAGCAGCTCGGCGGATCGGGATTCCGTGAGTTCGCCCAAGTGCGCCAGGCGGCGCTGGACACCGGGCATCCGTGGTGGACGCTGAGCCAGCTGCCCGACCCGGAGGCGGTCGAACTCGATGTGCGCGCGTCGCCGTCGGCACGGGGGCGGCAGCGCGACATCGACGAGATCTTCGCCATGCTGCGGGCGCACATCGCGACCGGGGGGCGTGCCGCGGTGGTGGCCCCCGGCGTCGGCACGGCGCGGCGGATCGTGGAGCAGCTGGCCGAATCCGAGACTGCGGCAACACTGTTGGATGCGGGTGCCGCGCCGCAGCCCGGCGTGGTCGGGGTGCTGAAGGGCCCGCTGCACGAGGGTCTGATCATCCCGGGCGCCAACCTGGTGGTGGTGACCGAGGCCGATCTGACCGGCAACCGGGTGAGCGGGCCGGAAGGCAAGCGGCTGGCAGCCAAGCGCCGCAACGCCGTCGACCCGTTGGCGCTGACCGCCGGCGACCTGGTGGTGCACGACCAGCACGGCATCGGCAAGTTCGTGGAGATGACCGAGCGCACCGTCGGCGGGGCGCGGCGCGAATACCTGGTGCTCGAGTATGCGTCGGGCAAACGTGGAGCCAACGGGACCGACAAGCTCTACGTGCCGATGGACTCCCTGGACCAGCTGTCCCGCTACGTCGGCGGCCAGGCCCCGGCGCTGAGCCGGCTCGGTGGCAGCGACTGGGCCCAGACCAAGACCAAGGCCCGCAAGGCCGTCCGCGAGATCGCCGACGAACTCGTCGCGCTCTACGCCAAACGCCAGGCTGCGCCCGGCCACGCGTTCGCCCCGGACAGCCCGTGGCAGGCCGAGATGGAGGACGCCTTCGGGTTCACCGAGACCGTCGACCAGCTCACCGCGATCAGCGAGGTCAAGGCCGACATGGAAAAGCCCGTCCCGATGGACCGGGTGATCTGCGGCGACGTCGGCTACGGCAAGACCGAGATCGCGGTGCGAGCGGCGTTCAAAGCCGTCCAGGACGGCAAGCAGGTCGCGGTGCTGGTGCCCACCACGCTGCTGGCCGATCAGCACCTGCAGACGTTCAGCACCCGGATGGCCGGCTTCCCGGTCACCGTCAAGGGGCTGTCGCGGTTCACCGACGCCCGAGAATCCAAGGCGACTATCGACGGCCTGGCCGACGGCTCCGTGGACGTGGTGATCGGCACTCACCGGCTGCTGCAGACCGGGGTGCGCTGGAAGGACCTCGGCCTGGTGATCGTCGACGAGGAACAGCGGTTCGGCGTCGAGCACAAGGAGCACATCAAGGCCCTGCGCACCCACGTCGACGTGCTCACCATGAGCGCCACGCCGATCCCGCGCACCCTGGAGATGAGCCTGGCCGGCATCCGGGAGATGTCGACGATCCTCACCCCACCCGAAGACCGCTATCCCGTGCTGACCTACGTCGGCCCGCACGATGAGAAGCAGGTCGCCGCGGCATTGCGGCGCGAGCTGCTGCGCGATGGCCAGGTGTTCTACGTGCACAACCGGGTCAGCTCCATCGACGCGGCCGCCGCCCGGGTGCGTGCGCTGGTGCCCGAGGCCCGGGTCGTGGTCGCGCACGGCCAGATGCCCGAGGAAATGCTGGAAACCACGGTGCAGGGCTTCTGGAACCGGGAGTACGACATTCTGGTGTGCACCACGATCATCGAGACCGGCCTGGACATCTCCAACGCCAACACGTTGATCGTGGAGCGTGCCGACACCTTCGGGCTCTCCCAGCTGCACCAGCTGCGGGGCCGGGTGGGCCGCAGCCGGGAGCGCGGCTACGCCTACTTCCTCTATCCGCGGGAGAGCCCGCTGACCGAGACCGCCCACGACCGGTTGGCCACCATCGCCCAGAACAACGAACTCGGCGCCGGGATGGCGGTGGCGATGAAGGACCTGGAGATCCGCGGCGCCGGCAACGTGCTGGGGGTGGAGCAGTCCGGGCACGTCGCCGGGGTGGGCTTCGACCTGTATGTGCGGCTGGTCGGCGAGGCCGTCGAGGCCTACCGGGCGGCGTTCAACGGCGAGACGATCACCACCGAGGAGGTCAAGGACGTCCGGATCGACCTGCCGGTCGACGCGCATCTGCCGCCGGAGTACATCAACTCCGACCGGCTGCGGCTGGAGGCCTACCGACGGCTAGCCGCTGCGCCCGACGACGCCGCGATCAACGCTGTCATCGATGAGCTGACCGATCGCTACGGGCCGCTGCCCGAGCCGGCCGGGCGGTTGGTGGCGGTGGCCCGGCTGCGGCTGCTGTGCCGAGCAGCCGGGATCACCGAGGTGTCGGCGGCGTCGGCGACCACGCTGCGGCTGGCCCCGATGACGTTGCCGGACTCCGCCCAGTTGCGGCTCAAGCGAATGCATCCGTCGGCCAGTTACCGCGCCACCACCGCCACCGTGCAGGTGCCGATCCCGCGGGCCGGCGGCGGCGTCGGCGCGCCCCGCATCCGCGACGTCGAACTCGTCCAGATGGTGGCCGATCTGATTTCCGCGCTGGACGGCAAGCCGCAGGGTCTCATCGACGTCACCGGCGCGGCGCCCGCAGTACGGTAACCACGATGACCGTCGTCCTGGTGGACCCCCGCCGGCCCTCGCTCGTGCCGGTCGAAGCCCTCGCGCTGCTTGCCGGTGAGGTCGCCTACACCGAGGAACTGCCGATCGTGGTGCCCTGGTCGTTGCCGGCCGCACGATCGGTGCTCTCAGACGTGCAAGCGCCCGTGCTGTTGTCTTCGGACCGCAACCATCCCGACGTGGTTGCCCGCCTGGAGGCCGGCGAAGCCCTGATCGCGGCGCCGGATGCGCCGCCGGGGGAGCGGCTGATCGACGCGGTCGCGATCATGGACCGGCTACGCACCACCGGCCCGTGGGAGAGCGAACAGACCCACGACTCGCTGCGCCGGTTCCTGCTCGAGGAGACCTACGAACTGTTCGACGCGGTCCGCAGCGGCGACGCCGACGAGCTGTGCGCGGAACTCGGCGACGTGCTCTTGCAGGTGCTGTTCCACGCCCGCATCGCCGAGGACGCACCGGAGAACGCGTTCGGCATCGACGACGTCGCCGACTCGCTGCTGCGCAAGCTGATCAATCGGGCGCCCGCGGTGCTCGCCGGCGAGGAGATCTCGCTTGCCGAGCAGGTGGCGCAGTGGGAAGAGCGTAAGAATCTCGAGAAGAAGTCGCGTGACTCGATTCTCGATGACGTGCCGACCGCGCAGCCGGCCTTGGCGTTGGCCCAGAAGGTGTTGCAACGGCTCGCCCGCGCCGGCGTGCCCACCGACCTGATCCCCGAGGCCGTCACCACCGTCACCGTTGCCGCCGGCATCGATGCGGAAAACGACTTGCGGACAGCGGTTTTGGAACTCATGGATACCGTCCGTGTGGTGGAGAAGCGGATCATCGGGGAGCCCGATGAACAGCAGTGGCGCGCCCATTGGCCGGCGACGGACGAGGAGGCTTACGAACCGCTCGCCGGGCCCGATTCGCCTCAGGAGGGGAAGTAGATCACCTGGTTGGCGAAGATCGTGGCAGGTTCGCTGATGTGGTTGGCGGCCGCGACGACCGACGTCCGGGTATCCAGATCGACGTCGCCGTACTCCTCGCGGCACAGTGACGTCAGCGTATCGCCGGCGACGTGATGGCGCCGGTTGAGGCCGGGGACGATGAGCACCTGACCCGGGTCCGGTTCGGTGTTCGCGGGAAGGTTGTTCGCCAGCCCGATCACGATCGCGAGGTGGTCGTCGCCGTACCACCGGGCGGCCAGCGCCTCGAGGCTTTCCCCGGCTACGACCGTGTGATGTCCGACGTCGGTCAGATCGGGGATGTGCAGCCAGGCGCCCAGGTGAATCTCGCGCTGCGCGACCCCGTTGACGATCTCCCAGATCAGCTGCACGTTGGTGTCGTCGGTGCCGTAATACTGCTGGGTGATCGCCTGTCGTGATGCGGTGGAATCGGATGCGGTGACGAAGTGTCGATACGTCACGTACGGGATAAGCAGCTGCTGTCCCGACACGATCAGATCCGGGTTGGCGAGGTGGTTCTGCTTCGCGATCACCGGGTACAGGGTGCTGTCGCCGTACTGGCGCCGGGCTAGGGCGAACAGGGTGTCGCCTGGCTGGACTTGGTAGGTCTTCATGGTTGTCACTTCCTCCTGGGGGCCGCTAGGGAACCCGTAGGATCTGCCCGACCCGGATCACGTCGGGATCGTCGATGCGGTCTCGGTTGGCGATGAACAGCCGCTGCCACAGATTGCCGTCGCCGTAGCGGTCCTGCGCGATCGTGAACAGCGTGTCGCCGGCGACGACGCGGTGCAGTGAGAAGCTGTGGAAGGGCTCGCCCAGCAGCGGACGCCCGAAGGTCAGCGGCACCGAGACTGTGAAGTCGTTCTCGGGTAGCCCGCTGGGGTTGTCCGAGTGGACGGTCAGCACCCCTTCGGCCGTCGCGGGCAACGGGTAGCTGACCGGAAAGTCGAACAGGGTGTACCCGAATCCGGTGTTCGGCACGAACATCGGCGTGACGGTCGTCAGAACGGTACCTTTGTGGTCGGTCAAGATCGCCGAGCCGACGACACCTTCTACGGCGGCCCCGAGTCCGCACAGGACGAAGCTGTCGCCGACAATATCGAACGGTTGCGGACTGCGAACCGTGAGTCGCGGTATCTCGTGCATGGCAGGAATCCTTTCCCCAGGTTGGGTCTCCGCCATCCTGCGGCGGTCCCCGTCAGCCACGCACGGGTAGCGCACTACTCCATTCGCGTCCCGCGCCGGTCTTCATCTACCTGGACCGCCAAGGATTGTCGAGTAGTCGGATACGCGTGTCGCGGCAGGCCGTTGGCGTGGAGCATTGGTCCCGACAGGCTTCGCGCCGACCGTCCAGTCTCGGGGGCCGGCTGATCACAAGGAGGCACGGCCATGCCGATGTGGGTCGAAACAGCTGGCGCCGCAACGCCTTCCCCGGTATCGCTGGTGAACCGGCGCTGCCACCTGGGGAACTACCCCAAACAAGCCATCCCGTCGGTAACCGTGCACAGCGAGGTGATCGCCTATGCGTCACCGGACTCCACGTACGCGGTGACCAAGAAACTCTTCGACGCCGCCACACGGTCGATCCTGATCGGCATCTACGACTTCTCCGCCTCCTACATGAAGCAGCTCGTGCTCGACGCGCTGGCACGCGGAGTCACGGTGTCGCTCATGCTCGACATCGACAGCGCGGCGGAGACAAGGCTTTTCCGTGAGCTCGTCGATATGGGCGTGGTGGGGGTGCCCGCGCCGTCCTGTGCCAACCCCAGCGTTCACGTCTTCGCGTCGTCGCACGAGAAGGTCATTGTGATCGACGACGAGTGGACGCTGGTGCAGAGCGGCAACTACAGCACCAATTCCATCCCGCTCAACGAAACCGACGGCGGTGGCGGACCCGCGTTCCGCACCGGTAACCGAGACGCGGGGTTGGCGATTCGCTCCCGGGAGCTGGCCGCGCTGTTCACCCAGATCCTGACGCGCGATATGGCCCGGGTGACCGCAGGTGCCGGCCAAGTGACCGGCGAGCCGCCGGAACCGGGGATGATCCTGATCGAACGAGCCCCGACACAACGTCCGTCGCAACTGTTTCCCAGCCGTGTGTTCGAGCTCGACGCGCCGTTGACCATCCAGCCGGTGCTCAGCCCCGACAACTACCTTGATGTCGTACCCGATCTGATCCGCACCGCAACCAGGTCCATCGTCATTGAGCAGCAGTACATCAAGGCTGATCAGCCACATGTGCGGCTACTGCTGGACGCCGTCACGGCGGCGCGGCGACAACATCCGGAGCTGGATGTGCGCATCGTCCTCGGCAAGATCTTCGACCGCGGAGATCTGCCGCGTGAGCACCAGAACCTCGATGTGCTCGCCAGTGACTATGGCCTCAAGCTCGACGCCAATATCCGCTACATCAACACCGACCAGTTGGTGCACTGCCACAACAAGATGATCGTGATCGATGGCGCTGCGGCGTTGGTGTCCTCGCAGAACTGGTCCGATTCCGCGGTGACCAAGAACCGTGAGGCCGGGCTGTGGGTTCCGCACCCGGGTATCGCGCAATACTTCGAGCAGATATTCGAGACGGACTGGGACAGTGCGTTCACCAGCCCCGAACAGGGCCTCGGGCAGACTCCGGTGACGCGCGCCGCGCTGGGCGCCGGCGGGTTTGTGCGCGTCGAACCCGCCGACTACGACGAAGTATGAGCCGGCAGTGCTGCTTTCGCGTAGTCGGCTACTCGTGACCGGAGCCGACGCCGACGTCCAGCATGGGTGGTGTCCACGAGTGAGCGCTCCTGGGATGGGCGCCTGAACCACCTGGAGGGTGTCATGCACAGCTGCTGCGGTTGTTTCATCGTTCCGAAGGACGTGCTGGAGAAACTCGCCGCCGACAAGTCCCTGTCCGCCCGGTCACGCCAGGCGTTGCGCGATACCGGCGCCCTCGAGCCGGTGTGGCGTCAACTCAGGACCGCGCAGATCCGCGCGGCTCAAGCCGGAATGTTGTCCAGGAGTGCGACGACCACCGACAGGCTGGCGACACAACCGGAAGCGACGGTGTTCAACTGTAAGAACACCCGGTCGCTTCCCGGTGCCCCCGTGCTCAACCCGGCCTCGTCGTCGGACGCCACCGCCGGACGTGCCTACGAGGTGACGCTGGCTGTAGCCGACTTCTACGCCCAGTGCTTCGGACGCAACTCCGTCGATGACGCCGGCATGACCCTGGTGTCGTCGATCCACTACGACGTGCACTACTCCAACGCCTTCTGGAACGGCACCCAGATGACGTACGGCGACGGCGACGGCGAGGTCTTCGTCGATTTCACCGCGTCAACCGACGTGATCGGACACGAGTTGACCCACGGCGTAACTCAGTTCACGGCGGGTCTGAACTACACCAACGAGGCCGGCGGCCTCAACGAGAGCGTTTCCGACGTGTTCGGCACGATGTTCCGGCAATGGCGGAAGAACCAGACCGTTGACCAGGCCGACTGGCTCATCGGAGCTGACATCATCGGGCCGAAGGCCGCCGCGAAGGGTTACACCTGCCTGCGCGACATGGCCGACCCCGGCGCCCAGCACTGCCTGTCCCGGCAGCCCTGGCACTACCGCGACTACGTTCCGGGCGGCGATCCGCACACCAACAGCGGCATCCCCAATCACGCGTTCTATCTCGCGGCCAAGGCCATCGGCGGACAGTCCTGGGCGAAAGCCGGCAAGGCGTGGTACGCGGCACTCACCAGCCCCAAAGCATCGCCGAACATGAAGATGAGGTCATTCGCCAACCTGACTCGGTCGGCGGCAAAGTCCTTGTTTGCGACGGATGCCGATGTATACAGTGCGATTGACGCCGCGTGGCAGGCGGTGGGCATCGCGTAGCTGAAGCGGGGCACCGATGAGTCAATACGTCATCGAACGGCGCGGCGGTCTGGCCGGGTTGCCTGCGACAGGCCGCATCCAGGCCGACGCGCTGGATCCCGATGTCCGGGCGGCACTGGACCGCCTCGTCGACGGCGTGGCGCCGTTGCCGAGCGATTCCGGCGCCGATCGTTACACCTATGTGGTGACGCGTCGAACTCCGGCGGGGGACACCAGCCGTGAGATACCCGAAAGCCTGCTACCGCAGTCGGTGGCAACCCTGGTGCGAGAAACGATCTAACGCGCCACACCTTTCGAAGGAGCACGGGTGATCACTCTTGAACGACCCGTCGACGAGGCCGACGATCACCAGGCGTCCGCAACAGGCCACGCGGATGATCTCGGCGGCATGCGAAGATCGCTGCGCATCCTGCTGATGGGCTGGGTCGGTGTCGACTCGGCACTTGTCCTTGGATTGGCCGTGCGGAATGCGACGCTGACCAGCACCGCGTGGGATCTGATCGGGACGGCGCTGTTGAGCGCGATCGGCATCACCTGCGTGCTGGCATCGGTCCAGATCGCGAAGAGATCCCGCGGCGCCGCACTGACCGCGATGTTGAGCCAGGTCTTCGTCGCGGGACTCGCGGTCTATGTATGGATGGTCGATCAGCGCAGCCCGCAGAGCCAGCTCATGGGCGTCACGGGCGTCGTGTTGGCGATCGGCGGTATCGCCCTGTTGTGGGTGTTCTATCTGGGTCGCTACGCACGTGGTGCATTCAGTAGGAGTGCAGCCGTTGCTGTCGCATTGTTCCCATTGGTGGGTCTCGCCCAGTTCTGGATGCAGACCGAGTACCTGCCGGCGTCTGCACGTCCGCTCATCGACGTCAGCACCGAGCTGACGCCTACGGGCTCGACCGGCCCCATCGTTCATCTGTTGGCCAAAACGACCCTGCATAACCGTGGTTCGGTTCAGGCGGAGATCCATGCCGGATTGATGCGCGTGACGGCGTACCCCGCTGGAACACCGCCGGAGCCCGCCAGTACCGAATACCTGCTCGCCGGGTTGTCTCCGCTGGGGCGCGTACTGCGAGGCGAGTACCGCCAAACCCCGAACCTACCCGCCGACTCCGAGCTGCTGTACGCCAATCTGTTTGCCGCCCCTTATGACGACGCCTTCCTCTCGCCCGGCGGGACGGTCGAGCAAAAGGTGGTGATCGACATCGACTCGCGCAAAGTCCGGTTGGTGCGCCTGTCGGTGAACGGAGTCTTTGTCACCCACCGGATACTCAAGGACACCCATTCGTGTTACCCGCCCCAGATCTCGTTGGCTCGCGACCCGTTTGCCTTCTTCGACGAGGCGGGGAAGGTTCACGACTTCGGCGATAGCAAAGCCGGCGCCCTGTGTGCCGAGAGTCAGTTCGCCTCGACAGGTGCCATCCAGGATCTGGTTGCCGATCATCCGATGTCGAGGGTTTTTGTCGTGGTCGCTTCGCCGTCACCGGCGATGGATGCGCCGGTGCTGTTGACGTTCTTCGGCACCCGCGAAACCCTTGAAGATCCGCTCCGGCACATCGACACGATGGCCCAGATCGACAGGGCCAATCCCACCGTCATCCTGAGCGGTTCGGCCGAGTATGTGCCGTCGGACACCGAGTTTCCACCCGGTGCTCGTTAGCGACTGAATTCGGGTACAACGCTACTCGTGCCGGCCGGCCGCCCTGAGGCAGATAGTGGACTCCGACGGCCACCGCCCGGAGGGATATGCGCCATGACCCGGTCACTTGGCAAACGTGCGAATACCGACGACACCGACGCGGTCGTTCGCTGGATGGATATCGGTGCTGCGCGAACCGATCCCGAGACGACGCAGCTGCCGCCTATTCAGCCGGCAAGACGACGTCTGCACGCCGCCTGGCGAGAGAACGCGCAGAGCCGGATCGTCGAGCTCGATGTGGAAATCGACGATAGCGTCCCGTGGAGTGGTGGACTTCGGATCGGACGTGGTTCATGCGTCGTGATCGACGAGTCATGGTGAACGCTAAGCGATTTGGTGTTGT is a genomic window of Mycolicibacter heraklionensis containing:
- a CDS encoding LysM peptidoglycan-binding domain-containing protein is translated as MHEIPRLTVRSPQPFDIVGDSFVLCGLGAAVEGVVGSAILTDHKGTVLTTVTPMFVPNTGFGYTLFDFPVSYPLPATAEGVLTVHSDNPSGLPENDFTVSVPLTFGRPLLGEPFHSFSLHRVVAGDTLFTIAQDRYGDGNLWQRLFIANRDRIDDPDVIRVGQILRVP
- a CDS encoding phospholipase D-like domain-containing protein, producing the protein MPMWVETAGAATPSPVSLVNRRCHLGNYPKQAIPSVTVHSEVIAYASPDSTYAVTKKLFDAATRSILIGIYDFSASYMKQLVLDALARGVTVSLMLDIDSAAETRLFRELVDMGVVGVPAPSCANPSVHVFASSHEKVIVIDDEWTLVQSGNYSTNSIPLNETDGGGGPAFRTGNRDAGLAIRSRELAALFTQILTRDMARVTAGAGQVTGEPPEPGMILIERAPTQRPSQLFPSRVFELDAPLTIQPVLSPDNYLDVVPDLIRTATRSIVIEQQYIKADQPHVRLLLDAVTAARRQHPELDVRIVLGKIFDRGDLPREHQNLDVLASDYGLKLDANIRYINTDQLVHCHNKMIVIDGAAALVSSQNWSDSAVTKNREAGLWVPHPGIAQYFEQIFETDWDSAFTSPEQGLGQTPVTRAALGAGGFVRVEPADYDEV
- a CDS encoding protealysin inhibitor emfourin produces the protein MSQYVIERRGGLAGLPATGRIQADALDPDVRAALDRLVDGVAPLPSDSGADRYTYVVTRRTPAGDTSREIPESLLPQSVATLVRETI
- the mfd gene encoding transcription-repair coupling factor, producing the protein MTAPGYQTVQNPIAGLVDLALGAPAFAELIERAGDPPAELALVGPVGARPFTAAALARSSALLVVTATGHEADDLTAELRGVYGDTVALFPSWETLPHERLSPGVDTVGARLLLLRRLARPDDARLGPPLRVVVTTARSLLQPMTGQLDAIEPVMLAVGDEIPFEAVIARLVELAYTRVDLVGKRGEFAVRGGILDLFPPTAEHPVRVEFWGDEATEIRPFSVADQRSIPEVEVGTVVAVPCRELLLTDEVRARAAELARDQPHADNAVLGTVGDMLAKLAEGIPVDGMEALGPVLRPGPQALLTDQLPAGTPVLVCDPEKIRARAADLIKTGREFLEASWSTAAIGGEAPIDIEQLGGSGFREFAQVRQAALDTGHPWWTLSQLPDPEAVELDVRASPSARGRQRDIDEIFAMLRAHIATGGRAAVVAPGVGTARRIVEQLAESETAATLLDAGAAPQPGVVGVLKGPLHEGLIIPGANLVVVTEADLTGNRVSGPEGKRLAAKRRNAVDPLALTAGDLVVHDQHGIGKFVEMTERTVGGARREYLVLEYASGKRGANGTDKLYVPMDSLDQLSRYVGGQAPALSRLGGSDWAQTKTKARKAVREIADELVALYAKRQAAPGHAFAPDSPWQAEMEDAFGFTETVDQLTAISEVKADMEKPVPMDRVICGDVGYGKTEIAVRAAFKAVQDGKQVAVLVPTTLLADQHLQTFSTRMAGFPVTVKGLSRFTDARESKATIDGLADGSVDVVIGTHRLLQTGVRWKDLGLVIVDEEQRFGVEHKEHIKALRTHVDVLTMSATPIPRTLEMSLAGIREMSTILTPPEDRYPVLTYVGPHDEKQVAAALRRELLRDGQVFYVHNRVSSIDAAAARVRALVPEARVVVAHGQMPEEMLETTVQGFWNREYDILVCTTIIETGLDISNANTLIVERADTFGLSQLHQLRGRVGRSRERGYAYFLYPRESPLTETAHDRLATIAQNNELGAGMAVAMKDLEIRGAGNVLGVEQSGHVAGVGFDLYVRLVGEAVEAYRAAFNGETITTEEVKDVRIDLPVDAHLPPEYINSDRLRLEAYRRLAAAPDDAAINAVIDELTDRYGPLPEPAGRLVAVARLRLLCRAAGITEVSAASATTLRLAPMTLPDSAQLRLKRMHPSASYRATTATVQVPIPRAGGGVGAPRIRDVELVQMVADLISALDGKPQGLIDVTGAAPAVR
- a CDS encoding nucleoside triphosphate pyrophosphohydrolase, which translates into the protein MTVVLVDPRRPSLVPVEALALLAGEVAYTEELPIVVPWSLPAARSVLSDVQAPVLLSSDRNHPDVVARLEAGEALIAAPDAPPGERLIDAVAIMDRLRTTGPWESEQTHDSLRRFLLEETYELFDAVRSGDADELCAELGDVLLQVLFHARIAEDAPENAFGIDDVADSLLRKLINRAPAVLAGEEISLAEQVAQWEERKNLEKKSRDSILDDVPTAQPALALAQKVLQRLARAGVPTDLIPEAVTTVTVAAGIDAENDLRTAVLELMDTVRVVEKRIIGEPDEQQWRAHWPATDEEAYEPLAGPDSPQEGK
- a CDS encoding M4 family metallopeptidase — protein: MHSCCGCFIVPKDVLEKLAADKSLSARSRQALRDTGALEPVWRQLRTAQIRAAQAGMLSRSATTTDRLATQPEATVFNCKNTRSLPGAPVLNPASSSDATAGRAYEVTLAVADFYAQCFGRNSVDDAGMTLVSSIHYDVHYSNAFWNGTQMTYGDGDGEVFVDFTASTDVIGHELTHGVTQFTAGLNYTNEAGGLNESVSDVFGTMFRQWRKNQTVDQADWLIGADIIGPKAAAKGYTCLRDMADPGAQHCLSRQPWHYRDYVPGGDPHTNSGIPNHAFYLAAKAIGGQSWAKAGKAWYAALTSPKASPNMKMRSFANLTRSAAKSLFATDADVYSAIDAAWQAVGIA
- a CDS encoding LysM peptidoglycan-binding domain-containing protein produces the protein MKTYQVQPGDTLFALARRQYGDSTLYPVIAKQNHLANPDLIVSGQQLLIPYVTYRHFVTASDSTASRQAITQQYYGTDDTNVQLIWEIVNGVAQREIHLGAWLHIPDLTDVGHHTVVAGESLEALAARWYGDDHLAIVIGLANNLPANTEPDPGQVLIVPGLNRRHHVAGDTLTSLCREEYGDVDLDTRTSVVAAANHISEPATIFANQVIYFPS